The Alteriqipengyuania halimionae genome contains a region encoding:
- a CDS encoding 50S ribosomal protein L25/general stress protein Ctc, protein MSDALTLPAETRERAGKGASRALRREGRVPAVIYGGKEEPTPIHVEAKELVRLLDTGHLMNSIVTIELGGKKLKTLPKDVALDPVSDRPVHADFYRLAKGAKVEVEVPVVFVNEAGSPGLKKGGVLNVVRHELELICDMDAIPSEIEIDVEGKEVGDSIHISEVKLPEGSESAITDRDFTIATLVAPSALKKSEGAEGDEEDQTGEGMEPGETAATEQGPDDDAAQEQEDKSE, encoded by the coding sequence ATGAGCGACGCTCTGACCCTGCCGGCCGAGACGCGCGAACGGGCTGGCAAGGGAGCCTCCCGTGCACTGCGTCGCGAAGGCCGTGTCCCCGCCGTGATCTATGGCGGCAAGGAAGAACCCACCCCGATCCACGTCGAGGCCAAGGAACTGGTCCGCCTGCTGGATACCGGGCACTTGATGAACTCGATCGTCACGATCGAACTCGGCGGCAAGAAGCTGAAGACGCTCCCCAAGGACGTTGCGCTCGACCCCGTTTCCGATCGTCCGGTCCACGCCGATTTCTATCGCCTCGCCAAGGGTGCGAAGGTCGAAGTCGAAGTGCCGGTCGTGTTCGTCAACGAAGCCGGTTCGCCGGGTCTCAAGAAGGGCGGCGTTCTGAACGTGGTCCGTCACGAGCTCGAACTCATCTGCGACATGGACGCGATCCCGAGCGAGATCGAAATCGACGTCGAAGGCAAGGAAGTCGGCGACTCGATCCACATCAGCGAAGTGAAGCTGCCCGAGGGTAGCGAAAGCGCGATCACCGATCGCGACTTCACCATCGCCACGCTGGTCGCTCCGTCCGCGCTCAAGAAATCCGAAGGCGCCGAAGGCGACGAGGAAGACCAGACGGGCGAAGGCATGGAGCCGGGCGAAACCGCCGCGACCGAACAGGGTCCGGACGACGACGCCGCTCAGGAACAGGAAGACAAGAGCGAATAA
- a CDS encoding glycine--tRNA ligase subunit alpha — protein sequence MNTPIQRDPKHSFQDMILALHDFWSAQGCVILQPYDMRMGAGTFHTATTLRALGPEPWNAAFVQPCRRPTDGRYGENPNRLQHYYQYQVILKPSPPDIQDLYLESLRVIGIDPLKHDIRFVEDDWESPTLGAWGLGWEVWCDGMEVTQFTYFQQMGGFDCKPVAGELTYGLERLAMYIQGVDSVYDLAFNDRGVSYGDVFLENEKQMSKWNFEVAETDALFDLFNKAEAECRNALANDVPIAAYEQAVEASHIFNLLQARGVISVQERASYMGRVRDLARGSCEAHMAKEAPAWAEKYPEWSK from the coding sequence ATGAACACGCCGATCCAACGCGACCCGAAACACAGTTTTCAGGACATGATCCTCGCGCTCCACGATTTCTGGAGCGCGCAGGGCTGTGTGATCCTCCAACCCTATGACATGCGGATGGGGGCGGGCACGTTCCACACCGCGACTACGCTGCGCGCGCTGGGGCCCGAGCCGTGGAACGCGGCGTTCGTCCAACCATGCCGCCGGCCGACCGACGGTCGCTATGGCGAGAATCCCAACCGGCTGCAGCATTACTACCAGTATCAGGTGATCCTGAAGCCGAGCCCGCCCGACATCCAGGACCTCTATCTGGAGTCGCTGCGCGTGATCGGGATCGATCCGCTCAAGCATGACATCCGCTTTGTCGAGGATGACTGGGAAAGCCCGACGCTCGGCGCCTGGGGCCTGGGCTGGGAAGTCTGGTGCGACGGGATGGAAGTCACCCAGTTCACCTATTTCCAGCAGATGGGCGGGTTCGACTGCAAGCCGGTGGCTGGCGAACTGACTTACGGGCTCGAACGCTTGGCGATGTATATCCAGGGCGTCGATAGCGTCTACGATCTCGCCTTCAACGATCGCGGCGTATCCTACGGCGACGTCTTCCTCGAGAACGAGAAGCAGATGTCGAAGTGGAACTTCGAAGTCGCCGAGACCGACGCGCTGTTCGACCTGTTCAACAAGGCCGAGGCCGAGTGTCGGAACGCGCTCGCCAACGACGTGCCGATTGCCGCCTACGAACAGGCGGTCGAGGCCAGCCATATCTTCAACCTGCTGCAGGCGCGCGGCGTGATCAGCGTGCAGGAACGCGCCAGCTACATGGGCCGCGTCCGCGATCTCGCGCGCGGCAGCTGCGAAGCGCATATGGCCAAGGAAGCGCCCGCCTGGGCCGAGAAATATCCGGAGTGGTCGAAATGA
- the glyS gene encoding glycine--tRNA ligase subunit beta: MSDFLFELRSEEIPARMQAGARAELEKLFRREMDAAGVQAGDITVWSTPRRLALIARGLPLATEAVSEELKGPPVGAPDQAIDGFCRKAGVDKGQLETRDVKGRATYFAVKNVPGRATADLLAEAIPAIIRDFSWPKSMRWGGASISTESLRWVRPLSGIVALLGDEVVDCEVHGVKSGRTTVGHRFHGIRKSDPKSRNFGLPFEIFKDKNPTVLNSNGMLEIGNVDDYERKLADAHVIVNHKLREDEIRIGARAAALGASLKLVEDEGLVIENAGLTEWPVPLLGRFEEDFLEVPPETIQLTARVNQKYFVCEDEKGELANAFICTANIEAEDGGARVVEGNRKVLAARLADARFFWDVDRKKTLEEHAEGLKRITFHEKLGTVADKVDRVAKLARWLVEEGIVTDTPLPGGEGPGVGVPTSQASNTLTQPSPSRERASLADMAEQAARLCKADLVTEMVGEFPELQGLMGGYYARAEGLPDAVADAIRDHYKPVGQGDDVPNAPVTVAVSLADKLDTLVSFFVIKERPTGSKDPFALRRAALGVIELILQNNLRIEIDYATARAANRVFRQQKYREDFEAWFAEHNNAELYRAVPDFFVDRLKVQQRDAGVRHDLIDAVFGLAERKDEIVGNLARVHALQSFMDTDDGTNLLAGYKRAANILKKEDWHGIEGEIAQTGEEDPLALVDDPGMKDVIAAKMREKHAAALSYTPEKAEKALIDALGEAEPRVAEAIEAEDFAAAMSALASLRAPIDAFFEEVTVNDDDKAKRAHRLDLLARFRDAVHRVADFSRIEG, encoded by the coding sequence ATGTCTGATTTCCTCTTCGAACTGCGCAGCGAAGAAATCCCCGCCCGCATGCAGGCGGGCGCGCGCGCCGAACTCGAAAAGCTGTTCCGCCGCGAAATGGATGCCGCCGGTGTCCAGGCGGGCGATATCACCGTCTGGTCGACCCCGCGCCGCCTCGCGCTCATCGCGCGCGGGCTGCCGCTGGCGACCGAGGCTGTCAGCGAAGAGCTGAAGGGCCCGCCCGTCGGCGCGCCTGATCAGGCGATCGACGGTTTCTGCCGCAAGGCGGGGGTCGACAAGGGCCAGCTCGAAACGCGCGATGTGAAGGGCAGGGCGACCTATTTCGCGGTCAAGAACGTACCCGGCCGCGCGACAGCGGACCTGCTAGCCGAAGCGATCCCCGCGATTATCCGCGACTTTTCATGGCCCAAGTCGATGCGCTGGGGCGGTGCCTCGATCAGCACCGAATCCTTGCGCTGGGTGCGCCCGCTGTCGGGCATCGTTGCGCTGCTCGGCGACGAAGTGGTCGATTGCGAAGTGCACGGTGTCAAGAGTGGCCGGACAACTGTGGGGCATCGCTTCCATGGCATCCGGAAATCCGATCCGAAGTCGCGCAATTTCGGGCTACCGTTCGAGATTTTCAAAGACAAGAATCCGACTGTTCTGAACAGCAACGGCATGCTCGAAATCGGCAATGTCGATGATTACGAACGCAAGCTGGCCGATGCGCATGTTATCGTGAACCACAAGCTTCGTGAGGACGAGATCAGGATCGGAGCGAGAGCCGCTGCGCTGGGTGCCAGCCTTAAGCTGGTCGAGGACGAGGGGCTGGTGATCGAGAATGCGGGGCTGACCGAATGGCCGGTCCCGCTGCTCGGCCGGTTCGAGGAGGATTTCCTCGAGGTCCCGCCCGAGACGATCCAGCTCACCGCGCGCGTCAACCAGAAGTACTTCGTTTGCGAGGACGAAAAGGGCGAACTCGCCAACGCCTTCATCTGCACCGCCAATATCGAGGCGGAGGATGGCGGCGCGCGCGTGGTCGAAGGCAACCGCAAGGTCCTCGCCGCGCGCCTCGCCGATGCGCGCTTCTTCTGGGATGTCGATCGCAAGAAGACCCTCGAAGAGCACGCCGAGGGGCTGAAGCGGATCACCTTCCACGAGAAGTTGGGCACCGTCGCCGACAAGGTCGATCGCGTAGCCAAGCTCGCCCGCTGGCTGGTCGAAGAGGGGATTGTCACCGATACTCCCCTCCCCGGTGGGGAGGGGCCGGGGGTGGGGGTTCCCACCTCGCAGGCGTCGAACACCCTCACCCAACCCTCTCCCTCACGGGAGAGGGCTTCTTTGGCCGACATGGCCGAGCAGGCCGCGCGGCTATGCAAGGCCGACCTCGTGACCGAGATGGTCGGCGAATTTCCCGAGCTGCAAGGGCTGATGGGTGGCTACTACGCCCGCGCCGAGGGCCTGCCCGATGCCGTTGCCGACGCGATCCGCGATCACTACAAGCCGGTCGGGCAGGGCGACGATGTGCCGAATGCTCCGGTAACTGTGGCGGTAAGTCTGGCGGACAAACTGGATACTTTGGTGTCGTTCTTTGTCATCAAAGAGCGACCGACAGGATCGAAAGATCCGTTTGCTCTGCGGCGCGCGGCTCTGGGTGTTATCGAACTCATCCTCCAGAATAACCTGCGGATCGAGATCGACTACGCGACTGCAAGAGCGGCTAACCGCGTCTTCAGGCAGCAAAAATATCGCGAAGATTTCGAAGCATGGTTCGCTGAACATAATAACGCTGAGCTATATCGCGCAGTACCCGATTTCTTTGTCGACCGCCTTAAGGTTCAGCAGCGCGACGCGGGTGTCCGGCATGATCTCATCGATGCGGTTTTCGGGCTCGCCGAGCGCAAGGACGAAATCGTCGGAAACCTCGCCCGCGTCCACGCGCTCCAGTCCTTCATGGACACCGATGACGGTACCAATCTGCTCGCAGGCTACAAGCGCGCGGCCAATATCCTTAAGAAAGAGGACTGGCACGGGATCGAGGGCGAGATCGCGCAAACCGGCGAGGAAGATCCGCTCGCGCTGGTCGACGATCCTGGCATGAAGGACGTGATTGCGGCCAAGATGCGCGAGAAGCACGCCGCCGCGCTTTCCTACACGCCCGAAAAGGCGGAAAAGGCGCTGATCGATGCGCTCGGCGAGGCCGAACCGCGCGTGGCCGAGGCAATCGAAGCGGAAGATTTCGCTGCCGCCATGTCCGCGCTGGCGAGCTTGCGCGCGCCGATCGATGCGTTTTTCGAGGAGGTGACGGTCAATGACGACGACAAGGCCAAGCGCGCCCATCGTCTCGACCTGCTCGCCCGCTTCCGCGACGCCGTTCACCGCGTCGCCGATTTCTCCCGGATCGAGGGCTGA
- a CDS encoding TraB/GumN family protein, with amino-acid sequence MKKLLNTAATGLVMAASLAFAGPAIAQDAAAAEPQAEAAAQKATPALWRVSDDDTTIYLFGTVHLLPEGIDWESGVIGDAMGASDELVTELGEIDEAALGATMGQRGVFTDGTTLRSLLDDDQRARYEAVVTGLGAPVEAFDQVEPWMVAVTLSMLPLMKEGWNPEEGGEAKIDAIFDAREIDAEGLETVEEQIDFFDTLPQDVQVEYLMSIIDDFDEVGTVMTDILGEWREGDVDAIAALIKQSFGDPVLYKRLLIDRNERWSVWIDDRMDEPGTVFIAVGAGHLAGQDSVQDFLQKRGISVTRVQ; translated from the coding sequence ATGAAAAAACTGCTCAATACCGCCGCTACCGGCCTCGTCATGGCCGCTTCCCTCGCCTTTGCCGGCCCGGCGATCGCGCAGGATGCGGCTGCTGCCGAGCCCCAGGCCGAAGCGGCAGCCCAGAAGGCGACCCCCGCCTTGTGGCGAGTGTCCGACGACGACACCACGATCTATCTGTTCGGTACGGTCCACCTGCTGCCCGAAGGCATCGACTGGGAAAGCGGTGTGATCGGAGACGCGATGGGCGCATCCGACGAACTCGTAACCGAACTGGGCGAGATCGACGAAGCCGCGCTCGGCGCGACGATGGGCCAGCGGGGCGTCTTTACCGACGGCACCACGCTGCGCAGCCTGCTCGATGACGATCAGCGTGCGCGTTACGAGGCGGTGGTCACCGGCCTCGGCGCCCCGGTCGAAGCCTTCGACCAGGTCGAACCGTGGATGGTGGCCGTCACCCTGTCGATGCTGCCGCTGATGAAGGAGGGCTGGAACCCCGAAGAAGGGGGCGAAGCCAAGATCGATGCGATTTTCGACGCGCGCGAGATCGACGCGGAAGGTCTCGAAACCGTCGAAGAGCAGATCGATTTCTTCGACACCCTGCCGCAGGACGTACAGGTCGAATACCTGATGTCGATCATCGACGATTTCGACGAAGTGGGCACAGTGATGACCGACATCCTCGGCGAATGGCGCGAGGGCGATGTCGACGCGATTGCGGCCCTGATCAAGCAGAGCTTCGGTGACCCGGTGCTTTACAAGCGCCTCCTGATCGACCGGAACGAGCGTTGGTCTGTCTGGATCGACGATCGCATGGATGAGCCCGGTACCGTTTTCATCGCGGTGGGCGCAGGCCATCTCGCCGGACAGGACAGCGTGCAGGACTTCCTCCAAAAGCGTGGGATTTCCGTAACGCGCGTGCAATAA
- a CDS encoding SDR family oxidoreductase yields the protein MPPITRRSLLAGTAAGAALATSVPLAAKLAQAEPDLSGKSILITGCSSGFGYAGALYYARAGAKVFATMRNTPRPEAEELMAIAENEGLDLAVLRLDVLYDYEIEDAVRQAERDSGGALDVLVNNAGIGITGPVEVQDMEAMQLAFDTNVFGYHRMARAVLPAMRARGSGQIFNISSQLGRVIAPGAGHYSATKFAVEAMSEQLAYELVPHGIEVTIIEPGGYPTEIWKNRNRYNNALKARISPEHAEGYPAMIARMGTETGDGRDTDVDDIPRAIAEIIAMPPGTRPLRRAVHPRFIPQTAINEVSRKTQLDWLGESAAGPWIRAVYD from the coding sequence ATGCCCCCCATCACCCGCCGCTCGTTGCTCGCCGGCACTGCCGCCGGAGCCGCCCTCGCCACTTCGGTGCCGCTTGCCGCCAAGCTGGCGCAGGCCGAGCCGGACCTTTCGGGCAAGTCGATCCTGATCACCGGCTGCTCGTCGGGGTTCGGCTATGCCGGAGCGCTGTATTACGCGAGGGCCGGGGCGAAGGTCTTTGCGACGATGCGCAACACCCCGCGGCCCGAAGCCGAGGAACTGATGGCGATTGCCGAAAACGAGGGGCTCGACCTCGCGGTGCTGCGGCTCGATGTGCTGTACGATTACGAAATCGAGGATGCGGTCCGCCAAGCCGAACGGGATTCCGGCGGCGCGCTCGACGTGCTCGTCAACAATGCCGGGATCGGGATCACCGGGCCGGTCGAGGTGCAGGACATGGAGGCGATGCAACTCGCCTTCGATACCAATGTGTTCGGCTATCACCGCATGGCGCGAGCGGTGCTTCCGGCGATGCGAGCAAGGGGAAGCGGACAGATATTCAACATCTCCTCGCAACTCGGCCGCGTGATCGCGCCGGGTGCGGGCCATTACTCCGCGACCAAGTTCGCGGTCGAGGCGATGAGCGAGCAGCTCGCCTACGAGCTCGTGCCGCACGGGATCGAGGTCACCATCATCGAGCCCGGCGGTTATCCGACCGAGATCTGGAAGAACCGCAATCGCTACAACAACGCCCTGAAAGCCCGCATTTCCCCCGAGCATGCCGAGGGCTATCCCGCCATGATTGCCCGGATGGGAACCGAGACCGGTGATGGACGCGACACCGATGTCGACGATATCCCGCGCGCGATCGCAGAGATCATCGCCATGCCGCCAGGCACCCGCCCCCTCCGCCGCGCGGTGCATCCGCGCTTCATCCCGCAGACCGCGATCAACGAGGTCAGCCGCAAAACGCAGCTCGACTGGCTGGGCGAAAGCGCCGCCGGCCCGTGGATCAGGGCGGTGTACGACTAA
- a CDS encoding helix-turn-helix transcriptional regulator: protein MKNRLRVLRAEREWSQADLARELDVSRQAINAIETGKHDPSLGLAFKIARLFELPVETIFEDDYS, encoded by the coding sequence ATGAAGAACCGCCTCCGCGTCCTGCGCGCCGAGCGCGAGTGGAGCCAAGCTGATCTGGCCCGCGAGCTCGACGTATCCCGGCAGGCCATCAACGCCATCGAAACCGGCAAGCACGATCCCTCGCTTGGCCTCGCTTTCAAGATCGCGCGCCTTTTCGAGCTTCCCGTCGAGACAATTTTCGAAGATGACTACAGCTAG
- the pth gene encoding aminoacyl-tRNA hydrolase produces MQIWTGLGNPGPQYAMHRHNVGFMAMDAIAEIHGFGPVQKKFSGWVQEGRVGREKVLLLKPATFMNESGRSVGEAIRFYKLGPEALTVFHDELDLAPFKVKVKQGGGHAGHNGLRSIANHLGPDFRRVRLGIGHPGHKDRVHGHVLGNYAKPEIDGLSDMLASIGAEAGWLADGDDVRFMNDVALRMQG; encoded by the coding sequence ATGCAAATCTGGACAGGCCTTGGAAATCCCGGACCGCAATATGCGATGCACCGGCACAATGTCGGCTTCATGGCGATGGATGCGATTGCCGAAATCCATGGCTTCGGACCGGTGCAGAAGAAATTCTCCGGCTGGGTCCAGGAAGGCCGCGTTGGGCGCGAGAAGGTTTTGCTGCTGAAGCCCGCGACGTTCATGAACGAAAGCGGCCGCAGCGTCGGCGAGGCAATCCGCTTCTACAAGCTGGGCCCCGAGGCCCTCACCGTGTTCCACGACGAGCTCGACCTCGCCCCGTTTAAGGTCAAGGTGAAGCAGGGCGGCGGCCATGCCGGGCACAACGGGCTGCGCTCGATCGCCAACCACCTCGGCCCCGATTTCCGCCGCGTGCGGCTCGGGATCGGACATCCCGGCCACAAGGATCGCGTCCACGGCCATGTGCTGGGCAATTACGCCAAGCCCGAGATCGACGGACTGTCCGACATGCTCGCGTCCATCGGCGCAGAGGCCGGTTGGCTGGCCGATGGCGATGACGTGCGCTTCATGAACGACGTTGCATTGCGGATGCAGGGATGA
- a CDS encoding TraB/GumN family protein, which translates to MIRALLSILLLLGIAACDSGQQARQAEGHQAVTPALWEVRGPDGERGYLFATIHQLWEPVKWRTAAVDEALRASKLMVVEASEITERGAVAAIFTELAHSGPEPALSLRVPPERRDALLGKLATAGLTEEQFAATETWAVALTLAQAMSDTGSSENGIDRALLAQTDLPVRDLEGARTQLLIFDTLPEREQRDMLALVVAHEDEEMDDRRLATAWARGDMDAIAAESRTGLLADPELRDALLVRRNAAWVRKVEEMMRAGKRPFVAVGAAHLAGEDGLPALLAARGWTVRRVQ; encoded by the coding sequence GTGATACGCGCTCTCCTCTCGATACTTCTGCTGCTCGGGATCGCTGCCTGCGATTCCGGGCAGCAAGCGCGCCAGGCCGAAGGGCACCAGGCGGTGACACCGGCTTTATGGGAAGTTCGCGGCCCGGATGGCGAGCGCGGCTATCTGTTCGCGACGATCCACCAATTATGGGAGCCGGTGAAATGGCGCACCGCCGCCGTGGACGAGGCGCTGCGCGCATCCAAGCTGATGGTCGTGGAGGCCAGCGAGATCACCGAGCGCGGCGCGGTCGCAGCAATCTTCACCGAGCTGGCGCATTCGGGCCCCGAGCCGGCCCTCTCCCTGCGTGTGCCGCCCGAGCGGCGCGATGCCCTGCTGGGGAAGCTTGCGACCGCTGGCCTGACGGAAGAACAGTTCGCCGCGACGGAGACGTGGGCAGTGGCGCTGACCCTCGCGCAAGCCATGTCCGACACGGGCAGTTCCGAGAACGGCATAGACAGGGCGCTGCTGGCACAGACCGACTTGCCTGTTCGCGATCTGGAAGGCGCACGGACCCAATTGCTCATCTTCGATACGCTTCCCGAACGCGAGCAGCGCGACATGCTCGCACTTGTCGTGGCGCACGAGGATGAAGAGATGGACGATCGCCGTCTCGCGACGGCGTGGGCGCGGGGCGATATGGATGCCATCGCAGCCGAATCCCGCACCGGCCTGCTCGCCGACCCCGAATTGCGCGACGCGCTACTGGTTCGCCGCAATGCCGCGTGGGTGCGCAAGGTCGAAGAAATGATGCGCGCCGGCAAGCGCCCCTTCGTCGCCGTGGGTGCGGCGCATCTGGCGGGCGAGGACGGCCTTCCCGCCCTGCTCGCCGCGCGTGGCTGGACGGTTCGCCGCGTTCAGTAG